DNA from Bacteroidales bacterium:
AAAAGCAAATTGTATGCAAATAAAAAAAGAGCTACAATCTTTTAGATTATAACTCTTTGATTTTCAGGTGAACCTGAAGGGACTCGAACCCCCAACCTCCTGATCCGTAGTCAGGTGCACTATCCAATTATGCTACAGGTCCATTCAACATCGTGTTGCGGCTGCAAAAATACATATTTTTTCAAAAGAATAAAGCATTCTGTAAATTATTCTTTGCTTTTTCTGAGTTCTTTTATTGCAGAGCTATCACCAAGCAAAATACCTATATTCTTTGTCTCTTCTCTACTGTCTAAAATGATTTTTAAAGTAATAGTTAAAGGGGTAGCTATCAGCATACCTACTGTTCCTAAAACCCAACCCCAAATAATTAAAGATATAAAGACAACAAAAGGTGATAAACCCAAACTCTTCCCCATCAACCTTGGTTCAATAACACTTCCAATAAAAAAGTTAATAGCAAAAAACAAGACTATAGTTGCAATACCATAACCTATAGGAAGCTGTAAAAAAGCCAAAAGCACAGCAGGAACAGCAGCAATAATAGATCCAATATTTGGTATAAAATTCAAAAGAAATGCCAAAGCACCCCATAAAATAGGGAAATCAACTCCTAAAATTGCCAAACCTATACTCACCAAAATTCCGGTAGCAAGACTGGTTAAAGTCTTTATCCCGAAATACTTTTTTAAGCTATGAACTACCTTATTAACACTTCCCAAAGAATCAGGCGAGATAATGGCGAGTTTATTTTTGAAACTGGACACTTCCATCAGCATAAACACAAAAACCAAAACAATTAAAAATGAATTACTAAGCATACTGCTAAATCCAGAAAAAACATTTCCTGCCAATGTCAGAGCTTGACCCGGATTAACCTGTTCTAAAGCATCAAAATTCTCTTCCATTATTCCGTAATTGACCAAGAGCTTTTGTAACGAAGTCCAAACCCCTTCTAACTTAACTTGATAAGTAGGCAAAGTGGCCAAAAAATTGGTTAATGACGATCCTAATAAAACTACTAAAGCAGTTATAACAATCCAAAGAATGAATAAAACTGTTAACATTGCCACAGAATCGGAGGCTCCTTTTTTCTTTAACCAGTCGAAGGGAGCCAAACTTATAGCCGTTAACAAAATAGCCAATAAAAAGAGTGTTACAATATCTGATGCACTTTTTAAACCTGCGATAAGAATAATTAATGAGGCCGAAATAATCCAAAATTTTAAACTTGCAATAGAATTAGTATTATTTGATACTTTCATAAAATATACTTTTTTGATAAAGAAATTACGTAAAGCTGAGCTGCGAACCGAATATTGATTTCATTATTCTTTAACTATTTCTTATTCTATACTTCAACTGTCGGATAATGGAAAACCCTATTTTGCTGCCAAAATCAATATAATTATCATAGAAATCCCTTCAGCAATAAATAAATCAGAGTGTAAAAATAAACAAAATCAGACGACTACCTTAATTTCTCAAACAAAAAAGGCTACAATGCTGATAAGCTGTAAAAACCCAAGAAAAAAATGTAAATTTGTTTTCCTTTAAGGAATAAAAAGACAAAACAGCCAAAATTGAATTTGATAAAAAATTATATACAAAAATATAGTTTAAAGAAAACGTATCGCACTAATCGAAGAGATGTGTTGATAAGCAATTTTTATTCTATTAAAACAATTGGGCTGCTTTCTAATCCTAAAAACGAAACAGAAATATTTGAAGTGGATAAAGTACTCAAGCTCTTTAAAGAACATAATAAAGAGGTAACTCCTCTTATATATTTTGATAAGCAGATTGAAAACGATATATTTACAAAAAATATTGACTGGAGTGGATTTGGAAAAGAAAACTGTAATTGGTTTGGAAAACCAAAAAAAGATATCAATATAAGTCGATTTATAAACAAAGAATTAGACATTTTAATTGATCTTAGTTTCTCAAAAAATTACAGTTTACAGTCAGTTTTTGTTCAGTCGAAAGCACGATTAAAAATTATGCCTACAAGTAATCTGAGCAAGCAATTTGCCGATTTGATGATAGAAACACCTAATCCAAACGACAAGATAGCTTTTACAAATGAGTTAATACACTATTTAAAGATAATAAATAAAGACCTATAATGATAAATTCAAAATTTTATGGAGCTGGAGTTGCACTTACAACACCTTTCCACAAATACGGAACCGTCGATTTTACTTCACTTGGTAACCTAATTGAACACGTTATAAAAGGCGGAATAGATTATGTTGTTGCCTTAGGTACAACTTCTGAAACAGCTACTCTCACAGAGGATGAACGACAAGCTGTTCTTAATTTTATTATTGAAAACGTAAATAAACGAGTACCTATTGTAGTGGGCATTGGCGGAAATAATACTCAATCTTTAGTAGAAACAATTAAGCATTTCGATTTTGAAGGCATAGATGCTATTTTATCGGTAACTCCTTATTACAACAAACCAAATCAAAAAGGACTTTACTACCATTATAAAGCTTTGGCCAGCATATCGCCTCTACCAATTATTTTATACAACGTACCCAGTCGTACCTGTGTAAACATAAGTGCAGAGACTACTCTTAAATTAGCTCACGAATTCGATAATATTATTGCAATAAAAGAGGCTTCGGGAGATATGATGCAAATCATGAATATTTTAAAAGCTAAGCCAAAAGATTTCCTTGTAATTTCCGGCGACGATCCTCTAACAAATTCTATGGTTGCTATGGGTGGTGCAGGAGTTATTAGCGTTACTGCTAATGCTTATCCTAAAGAATTTCATAAACTCGTAAAAGCAGGCTTAAATAAAAATTATGAAGAGGCTCACAGAATAAATAATGCTTTACTCGAATTTATGGAAGCTGTTTTTGAAGATGGAAACCCTGCCGGCATTAAAGTTGCTTTGAGTGTTATGGGATTAATGAAAAATAATTTACGTCTGCCTTTAGTTAAAGCCAATGTGCCGACTTCTAACAAAATAAAAGTATTTATTGAAGAATTTAAAAGTCCTGTTAAATAACAAAGTATTATCTCCTATGATAAAAGCAGTTCGATTTTTATTTATTTCAATACTATTTTTTAGTATATCCTCGTTTTCTCAAGCACAAAATCCAAAAAGGGATATTCTTAACAAGACTTTTAAATCTACCAAAGAGTGCTATTTTAGCTTTCCTATTAAATCAAAAGAGCAACTCAATCAATTATCAAAAATTATTTCTATCGATAGAGTTACAGCATCTACCGCATATGCTTATGCTAATCGCAATGATTTTAATAAATTCTTAAATACAAATATCGATTTTCAGCTTTTGGATCACCCTAACGCTAATTTTAAAGCAGTAATGTTCGACTCAAAGTTGAAGCAAACTTATGCCTGGGATAAATACCTCAGCTATAATGATTATGTTGATATGATGTATCAATTTGCTACTGATTACCCTGATATTTGTCAGGTTTTCAGTCTTGGACAATCTGTTGATGGTAGAGAATTACTTATTGCTAAAATATCCGATAATATTTCACTATCGGAGGCTGAACCTCAATTCCTCTATACAGGTCAAATGCATGGAGACGAAGTGGCAACTTCAATTATATTGCTTCGACTTATAGATTATTTATTGATAAATTATGGTACAAACGATCAAATAAACCGTTTGATTGATGAGGTGGAAATATGGATTAACCCTTTAGCCAATCCTGACGGAACTTATACTAACGACAATTCAACTGTAAGCGGAGCAACACGATTTAACGCAAATGCTATTGATATCAATCGTAATTTCCCCGACCCAAAAGATGGCGATCATCCGGATGGAAAAAGCTGGCAAGCAGAAACACAAATATTTATGACTCTTGCCGAAACGCAGCATTTTGTAATGTCGGCAAATACCCATAGCGGATCGGAAGTAGTTAATTACCCTTGGGATACTTGGACAAAACTCCATGCCGATGATAATTGGTGGCAAATGGTTTCTCACGAATATGCCGATTTAGCTCAACTAAATTCGCCTTCGGGATATATGAGCGGATTTGATGATGGGATAACCAATGGAGCCGAATGGTACATTATTAATGGTGGGCGACAAGATTACATGAACTATTTTCATCACTGTCGGGAATTTACCATAGAACAATCTACGGAGAAAATGGTTCCCGAAAATGAATTACCAAACTATTGGGACTATAACAGACAAGCTATGCTAAACTATATGGAGCAGGTAACTTACGGTTTTAGAGGTAGAATTACCGATTCCGATACCGGAGATCCAATTCAAGCAAAACTCGAAATTGAAAGTCACGATTTTGATAATTCCTTTATCTTTTCAAATTTAGAAGGATATTATTATCGTCCTATAAAAGCCGGAACTTACACTCTAAACTTTTCTGCAGAAGGATACGAATCTAAATCCATTAGTAACCAAAGTATTGCCGATTTCGATTCAAAAATTATAAATGTTGGCCTAAAAAAAATTAATACAGGAGTGGATTCCAACATACTCTCAGAACTAAGAATTGTTAACCCTGTTCAAAATCATCAACTACAAATTAGTAGTCCAATAGATATTATAAGAGTAAATATCTACTCTATTTTAGGTCAACTTATTTATACCAAAAAAACAAAAAATAAAGAGTTACAAATTGACATTC
Protein-coding regions in this window:
- a CDS encoding 4-hydroxy-tetrahydrodipicolinate synthase; this encodes MINSKFYGAGVALTTPFHKYGTVDFTSLGNLIEHVIKGGIDYVVALGTTSETATLTEDERQAVLNFIIENVNKRVPIVVGIGGNNTQSLVETIKHFDFEGIDAILSVTPYYNKPNQKGLYYHYKALASISPLPIILYNVPSRTCVNISAETTLKLAHEFDNIIAIKEASGDMMQIMNILKAKPKDFLVISGDDPLTNSMVAMGGAGVISVTANAYPKEFHKLVKAGLNKNYEEAHRINNALLEFMEAVFEDGNPAGIKVALSVMGLMKNNLRLPLVKANVPTSNKIKVFIEEFKSPVK
- a CDS encoding AI-2E family transporter, coding for MKVSNNTNSIASLKFWIISASLIILIAGLKSASDIVTLFLLAILLTAISLAPFDWLKKKGASDSVAMLTVLFILWIVITALVVLLGSSLTNFLATLPTYQVKLEGVWTSLQKLLVNYGIMEENFDALEQVNPGQALTLAGNVFSGFSSMLSNSFLIVLVFVFMLMEVSSFKNKLAIISPDSLGSVNKVVHSLKKYFGIKTLTSLATGILVSIGLAILGVDFPILWGALAFLLNFIPNIGSIIAAVPAVLLAFLQLPIGYGIATIVLFFAINFFIGSVIEPRLMGKSLGLSPFVVFISLIIWGWVLGTVGMLIATPLTITLKIILDSREETKNIGILLGDSSAIKELRKSKE
- a CDS encoding T9SS type A sorting domain-containing protein → MIKAVRFLFISILFFSISSFSQAQNPKRDILNKTFKSTKECYFSFPIKSKEQLNQLSKIISIDRVTASTAYAYANRNDFNKFLNTNIDFQLLDHPNANFKAVMFDSKLKQTYAWDKYLSYNDYVDMMYQFATDYPDICQVFSLGQSVDGRELLIAKISDNISLSEAEPQFLYTGQMHGDEVATSIILLRLIDYLLINYGTNDQINRLIDEVEIWINPLANPDGTYTNDNSTVSGATRFNANAIDINRNFPDPKDGDHPDGKSWQAETQIFMTLAETQHFVMSANTHSGSEVVNYPWDTWTKLHADDNWWQMVSHEYADLAQLNSPSGYMSGFDDGITNGAEWYIINGGRQDYMNYFHHCREFTIEQSTEKMVPENELPNYWDYNRQAMLNYMEQVTYGFRGRITDSDTGDPIQAKLEIESHDFDNSFIFSNLEGYYYRPIKAGTYTLNFSAEGYESKSISNQSIADFDSKIINVGLKKINTGVDSNILSELRIVNPVQNHQLQISSPIDIIRVNIYSILGQLIYTKKTKNKELQIDIQNFKSSIYILNLEFSDGERVEKRFIMH